A DNA window from Bombus huntii isolate Logan2020A chromosome 10, iyBomHunt1.1, whole genome shotgun sequence contains the following coding sequences:
- the LOC126870536 gene encoding RRP12-like protein isoform X2, with amino-acid sequence MGKLGLRLNSRKKAKRWPKGQSSSSNPQTKKHREQASWMFFKDSTASAKPGITEESLKKHNAIQGIESQVETPDSKGNSWETCTENTADTFATNCSNISFSRFLHHFQSKSLLHKEMLAVLSAVTEIIKQHGGNESSTEYFAALMSTLEAIESDTSIAATLSLLGMALKTVPKNVLNIQFGSASGIFLRILVKYASSEEHLILRHCIHCLSLLLRAQEAATWSSSSTMQVLDVILLFSTHYKHKLRQSAQHGICTILNGGDIMKGENPPQYHPATPYIAKFCIGQLDSESDGITNVLRVLTLLKDIFHHLPKIHVKTISESLLKLMTMKNVLVTSCCLQTFHGLFVSRPSEAILPVQRNGQIITALYDYQPPATDTQPTLAWLTVMQEAYLNLAHNSLNLCATLLPRILNTCSQLWLSGKSEVISGSSHTIKILLQDCVGKMCETEESMKTYKDTINQITFMIHQALGYQYLEAWCYILDLTALLFQVTGKARSPQLVEILRSLAELRDFYNFSLINDAEYAIGAAIRVLGLETVLNLIPLKVSDNAINLKRTWLLPLLKDCVLGGSLTFFMETLLPIAALCEKKATEPVGGKTYEFLVCQVWAILPSICNNAIDVKDNFKNIAKLLGTNLNERKNLRMSIMSALRRLITKALEDDKKEDIHELARFAKNYLPLFLNLYTTKPLGTDEEGQRFATYDTIRVYLTIADKELVHELFDRALFKLKEPDIDDFFKESIHDIIRLFINYTDINRLKTFYDMCVPLLKDISKTKEQKKAYRFFEEICGSEKETCKEFVVQYRREIQKLLISSATEVAKPSRGARLRCLINLIKIHPQLEKTKFLEAIVPEAIMCLKELNAKCRTSAYQLLNIIAEKFVGNPTHFNDFVNMLMVGLSGAIEKYSTASLLALSSVTYHYNGSLGIETVKEILGQACIFVTSPTREIVEAALAYIKVYITVMPSHIAASNLKLLIDALCAMNDDCHRHFRQKVRDILVKLIRKYGMETISGMIPASNAMLHKRLKNMNKAEEAKKKKKELRKLKKQENDEDTEFNAKRKPKSIEEILADSDDEFDEDMDNEESRKRKKKTSRKEAWIHENEEIVDLVDPAAARNISTTQPTVAINSKIAAIKRKHREFKTTSDGRLIITVDNEKDNEPEPKRKKKSALLLHSDSEDDYEDDVQSVAMSQAMDKKRKYSDRYDNISVRSGSTLKYQRGSGIHRPLKRSTTEYVPGAEYKASKAGGDVKRKGKPDPYAYVPLSRAALNKRKKKKNASKFQNIIKGAKKGAKIGMKQRKN; translated from the exons ATGGGTAAATTGGGATTGCGGTTAAATAGCCGGAAAAAGGCGAAACGTTGGCCGAAGGGTCAGAGCTCCAGCTCTAATCCACAAACTAAAAAGCATCGGGAACAGGCATCCTGGATGTTCTTCAAAGATTCAACAG CCTCTGCGAAGCCTGGTATAACAGAGGAAAGTTTAAAAAAACACAATGCTATTCAAGGGATTGAATCACAGGTAGAAACACCTGATAGCAAAGGTAACTCTTGGGAAACATGTACAGAAAACACTGCTGATACCTTTGCTACCAATTGTTCAAATATATCATTTAGTAG GTTCTTACATCATTTTCAATCGAAATCACTGTTGCATAAGGAAATGTTAGCTGTGTTGTCCGCTGTAACAGAGATTATAAAACAGCATGGTGGTAATGAATCTAGCACAGAATATTTTGCTGCATTG ATGAGCACTTTGGAAGCGATTGAATCGGATACGTCAATCGCAGCCACGCTCTCGTTATTAGGCATGGCCCTAAAAACTGTCccaaaaaatgttttaaatatcCAATTTGGATCTGCAAGTGGAATTTTCTTACGTATCCTTGTTAAATATGCATCGTCGGAAGAGCACTTAATACTTCGACAT TGTATTCATTGTTTATCTTTGCTCCTTCGAGCACAAGAAGCAGCCACATGGTCTAGTTCATCTACGATGCAAGTGTTGGATGTCATTTTATTGTTTAGTACACACTATAAACACAAATTACGACAATCGGCACAACATGGAATATGTACTATATTAAACG GAGGTGATATCATGAAAGGTGAAAACCCACCGCAATATCATCCAGCTACTCCATACATTGCAAAATTCTGTATTGGTCAACTTGACTCCGAGTCTGATGGTATTACAAATGTTCTTCGTGTCCTTACACTACTAAAAGACATTTTCCATCATTTACCAAAGATTCATGTGAAG ACTATCAGTGAATCTTTATTGAAGCTTATGACTATGAAAAATGTGTTAGTAACTTCATGTTGTCTACAAACCTTTCATGGTTTGTTCGTTTCTCGACCATCAGAAGCTATTCTACCAGTACAAAGAAATGGGCAAATCATTACTGCCTTATATGATTATCAACCTCCAGCAACTGATACACAACCAACCTTAGCATGGCTAACTGTAATGCAAGAAGCGTATTTAAATTTAGCGCA CAattcattaaatttatgcGCAACTCTTTTACCAAGAATTTTGAACACTTGTAGTCAATTGTGGCTTTCGGGCAAATCTGAAGTTATATCTGGTTCTTCGCAcacgataaaaattttattacaagatTGTGTCGGTAAAATGTGTGAAACCGAAGAATCAATGAAAAC ATATAAGGACACTATCAATCAGATAACTTTTATGATCCATCAAGCATTAGGTTATCAATATTTGGAAGCTTGGTGTTATATTCTTGATTTAACAGCCCTACTGTTTCAG GTAACTGGTAAAGCGAGAAGTCCGCAATTAGTAGAAATATTGAGAAGTCTAGCGGAGTTACGtgatttctataatttttctttgataaATGACGCAGAGTACGCTATTGGCGCTGCGATAAGAGTACTCGGACTGGAGACAGTTTTAAATTTGATTCCATTGAAA GTATCGGACAATgcgattaatttaaaaagaactTGGTTACTACCATTATTGAAAGATTGTGTGCTAGGTGGGTCACTTACTTTCTTCATGGAAACATTGCTACCTATCGCTGCATTGTGCGA aaaaaaagcAACCGAACCTGTAGGCGGGAAAACTTACGAATTTCTCGTTTGCCAAGTCTGGGCTATTTTACCAAGTATATGCAACAACGCTATTGATGTGAAAGATAATTTCAAG AATATAGCTAAACTGTTAGGGACAAATTTAAATGAGAGAAAAAATTTAAGGATGTCGATAATGTCTGCCTTACGAAGATTAATAACGAAAGCACTTGAAGACGacaaaaaagaagatataCATGAACTAGCTAGATTTGCAAAGAATTATTTACCATTGTTTTTAAATCTATACACTACTAAGCCACTTGGAACTGACGAAGAAGGACAACGCTTTGCTACATATGATACAATAAGA GTGTATCTTACAATTGCGGATAAGGAATTGGTACACGAATTATTCGATCGTGCGTTATTTAAGTTGAAAGAACCTGATATCGACGACTTTTTCAAAGAAAGTATTCACGATATAAtaagattatttattaattatactgACATTAATAGATTAAAGACGTTTTACGATATGTGTGTACCACTTCTTAAAGACATTTCTAAAACCAAGGAACAGAAGAAAGCATATAG GTTTTTTGAAGAGATATGTGGCAGTGAGAAGGAAACGTGTAAGGAGTTTGTAGTTCAATACAGACGCgagatacaaaaattattaatatcctCGGCTACTGAAGTCGCAAAACCAAGCAGAGGA gcACGATTAAGATGCTTAATTAATCTCATAAAAATTCATCCACAACTTGAGAAAACTAAGTTCTTAGAAGCCATTGTGCCCGAAGCAATAATGTGTTTAAAAGAGTTAAATGCGAAATGTCGAACTTCTGCATACcaacttttaaatattattgcggAGAAATTTGTAGGAAATCCTACACATTTTAATGACTTTGTTAATATGCTCATGGTTGGTTTGAGTGGTGCGATAGAAAAGTATAGTACCGCATCCTTGCTGGCGCTTTCATCCGTTACATATCATTACAATG GATCTTTAGGTATAGAGACAGTTAAAGAAATCTTGGGACAAGCTTGTATTTTTGTTACAAGTCCGACAAGAGAAATTGTAGAAGCTGCATTGGCATATATCAAAGTATATATTACCGTGATGCCATCTCATATTGCTGcttcgaatttaaaattgttg ATAGACGCTTTATGTGCAATGAACGATGACTGCCATAGGCATTTCAGACAAAAAGTACGAGATATTCTCGTAAAGTTAATAAGAAAATACGGAATGGAAACAATTTCTGGCATGATTCCAGCTTCTAATGCGATGTTACAtaagagattaaaaaatatgaataaggcagaagaagcgaagaaaaagaaaaaagaattgaggaaattgaaaaaacaagaaaatgaCGAGGATACCGAATTCAATGCAAAGAGAAAACCTAAAAG TATAGAAGAAATATTGGCGGATAGCGATGATGAGTTCGATGAAGATATGGACAATGAAGAGtcaaggaaaaggaagaaaaaaacatCGCGAAAGGAAGCCTGGATTCATGAGAATGAAGAGATTGTTGATCTCGTTGATCCTGCGGCTGCTCGAAATATATCAA cAACACAACCTACAGTCGCTATAAATTCAAAAATAGCGGCTATAAAACGGAAACATCGTGAATTTAAGACTACGTCTGATGGCCGTCTTATTATCACAGTAGATAATGAGAAAGATAACGAACCAGAACccaagagaaagaagaaatctGCACTTTTGTTGCACAGTGATTCAGAAGACGATTATG AAGATGATGTTCAGTCTGTAGCCATGTCGCAAGCAATGGATAAAAAACGTAAATATAGCGATAGATATGATAATATTAGCGTAAGGAGTGGATCCACATTGAAGTATCAAA GAGGGTCTGGAATACATCGACCATTGAAAAGATCAACAACAGAATATGTACCAGGAGCAGAATATAAAGCATCAAAGGCTGGAGGTGATGttaaaaggaaaggaaaaccAGATCCATATGCTTATGTACCTCTGTCAAGAGCAGCATTAAACAAAAG aaaaaagaagaaaaatgcgaGTAAATTTCAGAACATTATTAAAGGAGCGAAGAAAGGTGCGAAAATTGGAATGAAGCAAAGGAAAAACTAA
- the LOC126870536 gene encoding RRP12-like protein isoform X1, with protein MGKLGLRLNSRKKAKRWPKGQSSSSNPQTKKHREQASWMFFKDSTASAKPGITEESLKKHNAIQGIESQVETPDSKGNSWETCTENTADTFATNCSNISFSRFLHHFQSKSLLHKEMLAVLSAVTEIIKQHGGNESSTEYFAALMSTLEAIESDTSIAATLSLLGMALKTVPKNVLNIQFGSASGIFLRILVKYASSEEHLILRHCIHCLSLLLRAQEAATWSSSSTMQVLDVILLFSTHYKHKLRQSAQHGICTILNGGDIMKGENPPQYHPATPYIAKFCIGQLDSESDGITNVLRVLTLLKDIFHHLPKIHVKTISESLLKLMTMKNVLVTSCCLQTFHGLFVSRPSEAILPVQRNGQIITALYDYQPPATDTQPTLAWLTVMQEAYLNLAHNSLNLCATLLPRILNTCSQLWLSGKSEVISGSSHTIKILLQDCVGKMCETEESMKTYKDTINQITFMIHQALGYQYLEAWCYILDLTALLFQVTGKARSPQLVEILRSLAELRDFYNFSLINDAEYAIGAAIRVLGLETVLNLIPLKVSDNAINLKRTWLLPLLKDCVLGGSLTFFMETLLPIAALCEKKATEPVGGKTYEFLVCQVWAILPSICNNAIDVKDNFKNIAKLLGTNLNERKNLRMSIMSALRRLITKALEDDKKEDIHELARFAKNYLPLFLNLYTTKPLGTDEEGQRFATYDTIRVYLTIADKELVHELFDRALFKLKEPDIDDFFKESIHDIIRLFINYTDINRLKTFYDMCVPLLKDISKTKEQKKAYRFFEEICGSEKETCKEFVVQYRREIQKLLISSATEVAKPSRGARLRCLINLIKIHPQLEKTKFLEAIVPEAIMCLKELNAKCRTSAYQLLNIIAEKFVGNPTHFNDFVNMLMVGLSGAIEKYSTASLLALSSVTYHYNGSLGIETVKEILGQACIFVTSPTREIVEAALAYIKVYITVMPSHIAASNLKLLIDALCAMNDDCHRHFRQKVRDILVKLIRKYGMETISGMIPASNAMLHKRLKNMNKAEEAKKKKKELRKLKKQENDEDTEFNAKRKPKSIEEILADSDDEFDEDMDNEESRKRKKKTSRKEAWIHENEEIVDLVDPAAARNISTTQPTVAINSKIAAIKRKHREFKTTSDGRLIITVDNEKDNEPEPKRKKKSALLLHSDSEDDYEDDVQSVAMSQAMDKKRKYSDRYDNISVRSGSTLKYQTGGSGIHRPLKRSTTEYVPGAEYKASKAGGDVKRKGKPDPYAYVPLSRAALNKRKKKKNASKFQNIIKGAKKGAKIGMKQRKN; from the exons ATGGGTAAATTGGGATTGCGGTTAAATAGCCGGAAAAAGGCGAAACGTTGGCCGAAGGGTCAGAGCTCCAGCTCTAATCCACAAACTAAAAAGCATCGGGAACAGGCATCCTGGATGTTCTTCAAAGATTCAACAG CCTCTGCGAAGCCTGGTATAACAGAGGAAAGTTTAAAAAAACACAATGCTATTCAAGGGATTGAATCACAGGTAGAAACACCTGATAGCAAAGGTAACTCTTGGGAAACATGTACAGAAAACACTGCTGATACCTTTGCTACCAATTGTTCAAATATATCATTTAGTAG GTTCTTACATCATTTTCAATCGAAATCACTGTTGCATAAGGAAATGTTAGCTGTGTTGTCCGCTGTAACAGAGATTATAAAACAGCATGGTGGTAATGAATCTAGCACAGAATATTTTGCTGCATTG ATGAGCACTTTGGAAGCGATTGAATCGGATACGTCAATCGCAGCCACGCTCTCGTTATTAGGCATGGCCCTAAAAACTGTCccaaaaaatgttttaaatatcCAATTTGGATCTGCAAGTGGAATTTTCTTACGTATCCTTGTTAAATATGCATCGTCGGAAGAGCACTTAATACTTCGACAT TGTATTCATTGTTTATCTTTGCTCCTTCGAGCACAAGAAGCAGCCACATGGTCTAGTTCATCTACGATGCAAGTGTTGGATGTCATTTTATTGTTTAGTACACACTATAAACACAAATTACGACAATCGGCACAACATGGAATATGTACTATATTAAACG GAGGTGATATCATGAAAGGTGAAAACCCACCGCAATATCATCCAGCTACTCCATACATTGCAAAATTCTGTATTGGTCAACTTGACTCCGAGTCTGATGGTATTACAAATGTTCTTCGTGTCCTTACACTACTAAAAGACATTTTCCATCATTTACCAAAGATTCATGTGAAG ACTATCAGTGAATCTTTATTGAAGCTTATGACTATGAAAAATGTGTTAGTAACTTCATGTTGTCTACAAACCTTTCATGGTTTGTTCGTTTCTCGACCATCAGAAGCTATTCTACCAGTACAAAGAAATGGGCAAATCATTACTGCCTTATATGATTATCAACCTCCAGCAACTGATACACAACCAACCTTAGCATGGCTAACTGTAATGCAAGAAGCGTATTTAAATTTAGCGCA CAattcattaaatttatgcGCAACTCTTTTACCAAGAATTTTGAACACTTGTAGTCAATTGTGGCTTTCGGGCAAATCTGAAGTTATATCTGGTTCTTCGCAcacgataaaaattttattacaagatTGTGTCGGTAAAATGTGTGAAACCGAAGAATCAATGAAAAC ATATAAGGACACTATCAATCAGATAACTTTTATGATCCATCAAGCATTAGGTTATCAATATTTGGAAGCTTGGTGTTATATTCTTGATTTAACAGCCCTACTGTTTCAG GTAACTGGTAAAGCGAGAAGTCCGCAATTAGTAGAAATATTGAGAAGTCTAGCGGAGTTACGtgatttctataatttttctttgataaATGACGCAGAGTACGCTATTGGCGCTGCGATAAGAGTACTCGGACTGGAGACAGTTTTAAATTTGATTCCATTGAAA GTATCGGACAATgcgattaatttaaaaagaactTGGTTACTACCATTATTGAAAGATTGTGTGCTAGGTGGGTCACTTACTTTCTTCATGGAAACATTGCTACCTATCGCTGCATTGTGCGA aaaaaaagcAACCGAACCTGTAGGCGGGAAAACTTACGAATTTCTCGTTTGCCAAGTCTGGGCTATTTTACCAAGTATATGCAACAACGCTATTGATGTGAAAGATAATTTCAAG AATATAGCTAAACTGTTAGGGACAAATTTAAATGAGAGAAAAAATTTAAGGATGTCGATAATGTCTGCCTTACGAAGATTAATAACGAAAGCACTTGAAGACGacaaaaaagaagatataCATGAACTAGCTAGATTTGCAAAGAATTATTTACCATTGTTTTTAAATCTATACACTACTAAGCCACTTGGAACTGACGAAGAAGGACAACGCTTTGCTACATATGATACAATAAGA GTGTATCTTACAATTGCGGATAAGGAATTGGTACACGAATTATTCGATCGTGCGTTATTTAAGTTGAAAGAACCTGATATCGACGACTTTTTCAAAGAAAGTATTCACGATATAAtaagattatttattaattatactgACATTAATAGATTAAAGACGTTTTACGATATGTGTGTACCACTTCTTAAAGACATTTCTAAAACCAAGGAACAGAAGAAAGCATATAG GTTTTTTGAAGAGATATGTGGCAGTGAGAAGGAAACGTGTAAGGAGTTTGTAGTTCAATACAGACGCgagatacaaaaattattaatatcctCGGCTACTGAAGTCGCAAAACCAAGCAGAGGA gcACGATTAAGATGCTTAATTAATCTCATAAAAATTCATCCACAACTTGAGAAAACTAAGTTCTTAGAAGCCATTGTGCCCGAAGCAATAATGTGTTTAAAAGAGTTAAATGCGAAATGTCGAACTTCTGCATACcaacttttaaatattattgcggAGAAATTTGTAGGAAATCCTACACATTTTAATGACTTTGTTAATATGCTCATGGTTGGTTTGAGTGGTGCGATAGAAAAGTATAGTACCGCATCCTTGCTGGCGCTTTCATCCGTTACATATCATTACAATG GATCTTTAGGTATAGAGACAGTTAAAGAAATCTTGGGACAAGCTTGTATTTTTGTTACAAGTCCGACAAGAGAAATTGTAGAAGCTGCATTGGCATATATCAAAGTATATATTACCGTGATGCCATCTCATATTGCTGcttcgaatttaaaattgttg ATAGACGCTTTATGTGCAATGAACGATGACTGCCATAGGCATTTCAGACAAAAAGTACGAGATATTCTCGTAAAGTTAATAAGAAAATACGGAATGGAAACAATTTCTGGCATGATTCCAGCTTCTAATGCGATGTTACAtaagagattaaaaaatatgaataaggcagaagaagcgaagaaaaagaaaaaagaattgaggaaattgaaaaaacaagaaaatgaCGAGGATACCGAATTCAATGCAAAGAGAAAACCTAAAAG TATAGAAGAAATATTGGCGGATAGCGATGATGAGTTCGATGAAGATATGGACAATGAAGAGtcaaggaaaaggaagaaaaaaacatCGCGAAAGGAAGCCTGGATTCATGAGAATGAAGAGATTGTTGATCTCGTTGATCCTGCGGCTGCTCGAAATATATCAA cAACACAACCTACAGTCGCTATAAATTCAAAAATAGCGGCTATAAAACGGAAACATCGTGAATTTAAGACTACGTCTGATGGCCGTCTTATTATCACAGTAGATAATGAGAAAGATAACGAACCAGAACccaagagaaagaagaaatctGCACTTTTGTTGCACAGTGATTCAGAAGACGATTATG AAGATGATGTTCAGTCTGTAGCCATGTCGCAAGCAATGGATAAAAAACGTAAATATAGCGATAGATATGATAATATTAGCGTAAGGAGTGGATCCACATTGAAGTATCAAA CAGGAGGGTCTGGAATACATCGACCATTGAAAAGATCAACAACAGAATATGTACCAGGAGCAGAATATAAAGCATCAAAGGCTGGAGGTGATGttaaaaggaaaggaaaaccAGATCCATATGCTTATGTACCTCTGTCAAGAGCAGCATTAAACAAAAG aaaaaagaagaaaaatgcgaGTAAATTTCAGAACATTATTAAAGGAGCGAAGAAAGGTGCGAAAATTGGAATGAAGCAAAGGAAAAACTAA